The following coding sequences lie in one Ostrea edulis chromosome 8, xbOstEdul1.1, whole genome shotgun sequence genomic window:
- the LOC130049183 gene encoding uncharacterized protein LOC130049183, producing MKSSSTMTPVGTGEQSSSSPSPHDQTIAVTSVSQTTVAPVTTAGTGEQSSSSPSHHDQTIAVTSVRQTTVAPVGTGEQSSSSPSPHDQTVAVTSVRQTTVAPVATAGTGEQSSSSPSPHDQTTAVTSVRQTTVAPVGTGEQSSSSVISAYTVMNRKSTIRAMTGKRMWKRISKQLHPKEYRTSSTPTSGDSSFDQPEVSGFFAWATVTTVALIVVILKRLLSQNYCKCHCTAHPEPNQQSNQQPNQQQPFENIPLVTLHTPPSAASTPSSLSFSTPDSAKPLVPEKKFSPVSSHTRSKCVKKTLKMSYK from the exons ATGAAGTCATCATCGACTATGACACCTGTCGGGACCGGAGAACAGAGTTCATCTTCTCCATCACCCCATGATCAAACTATTGCTGTTACTAGTGTTAGTCAGACAACTGTGGCACCTGTCACCACAGCCGGGACCGGAGAACAGAGTTCATCTTCTCCATCACACCATGATCAAACTATTGCTGTTACTAGTGTTCGTCAGACAACTGTGGCACCTGTCGGGACCGGAGAACAGAGTTCATCTTCTCCATCACCCCATGATCAAACTGTTGCTGTTACTAGTGTTCGTCAGACAACTGTGGCACCTGTCGCCACAGCCGGGACCGGAGAACAGAGTTCATCTTCTCCATCACCCCATGATCAAACTACTGCTGTTACTAGTGTTCGTCAGACAACTGTGGCACCTGTCGGGACCGGAGAACAGAGTTCATCATCAGTGATATCAGCTTATACAG tgaTGAATCGAAAATCTACTATTAGAGCTATGACTGGAAAAAGGATGTGGAAAAGGATTTCTAAAC aGTTACATCCAAAGGAATACAGAACCAGTTCAACACCAACATCTGGAGATAGTTCGTTCGATCAACCAGAAGTGTCAG GTTTCTTTGCTTGGGCTACAGTAACTACGGTAGCTTTGATCGTTGTCATCCTCAAAAGACTTTTGTCCCAGAACTACTGTAAATGCCATTGCACGGCTCATCCCGAACCTAACCAGCAATCCAACCAGCAACCCAACCAGCAACAACCGTTTGAGAATATTCCACTTGTTACCTTGCATACTCCTCCCTCTGCGGCTTCAACCCCAAGTTCTTTAAGCTTCAGCACCCCCGATTCTGCAAAACCTCTGGTACCAGAAAAAAAGTTTTCACCTGTATCTTCTCACACGCGATCGAAATgcgtaaaaaaaactttaaagatGTCATACAAGTAA